The genomic DNA GTTCCCATTAGGTTGTTTTGATTTCGGGGCCAACGAGGATTTTACCGTTCTCTGCTTTTACCTGGTAGACTCGTGTGTTCCATTCTTTTCCCCGGTCACATTTCCCTGTTTTGAGATCAAACCGGTATCCGTGGTTGGGGCACTTTATGCCAACGCCGCTTAAAGTACCCCGGACCAGCGGAGCTGTTTTTTTGTGTGGACATCGATCGTATATGGCGAACAGTTCTCCTTCCAGGTTGAATATAGTGATGAGTTCACCGTTCACCTCAACACGCTTTCGTTCTCCCGGGGGAATATCATTGGCATCCGCGACTTCGGCAAATTCGACCATCATGAACCCGCCTCCACAGGAAAAGATGACTGGCTCCAGTCCCACCATGAGCCATCATAATTCCTGACTTTATATCCCATATAACGGAAAACAAAATAGGCCATCGCCGACCGGACCCCTCCAGTACAATAAACAATGATTTCCTGATCTGGTTTAATGTCGTTTTTTTTCAATAATATATTGAGGTCTTTCAATTCTTTGAGGCTACCGTCGTTTTGAAAAAAATCGGGCCAGTGGATGTGGATCGCGTTTGGGATGTGTCCCCCTCTTGGTGATCCATAAGGGGTGTCCCCGTCAAACTCGCGCCGCGTCCTGTTATCAATAATCGAAAACCCAGAGCTTAAAAAACTATTATTAATCATATATTTATCTGCGATAACTTTATTATTTAATTGAATATTTTTTGAGGTGAAGCCAGTGGCGGGTTTTGGATTTTGGCGTCCTCTTTGAACTTTTTTGCCAGCATTTTTCCAGCTCGTTAATCCTCCGTTCAAAATAGCTACCTTGTTAAAACCATAATGCTCAAACATCCAGAAAAACCTGCCATCTGTTCTCCAGGGGTCTTTAGGGTCGCCATAGACAATAATAGTTTTTTCAGGGGAAAACCCGAGAGGACTTAGTTTTTTAGAGATAAAATCTTTATCGTTTCTGAGTAACCCTTTTATCCCATTTTGCGTGCTTGTGAACTCCTGCCAGTCGGAAAGGTTTATGGCCCCGGGAACATGACTGAGAAGAAACTTCCATGAAGGGCGAGTGTCGACAATGACTCTCTGGTCCATGGGAATGGCACTCACCATTTCCGGGCTCATCAGGAGTTCCGCATCGTTTGCAAAGCTTTGATGGATATGCCATCCAGGTAAAAACAGGCTGAGAATGAGCAGTATATTTACCCTGATTTTTCTTGACAAAATACGGACTCCGCTTGTACTATCAGTCTTCATTTTTCTCTCCGTGTAGAAAAAAATCGGAGCATTTTTCTGAGGATGACTCTGAAAAAGACTTGAGGGTTGGTATTTCTGTCCTCATCTACCTCTTGATTATATATGATTTAGATGTTGAGTGGCGGGTTTAGTTTGTTTGAATGTTGTCCTGAAGACGATTTGGGATAAGAAAATTATATTTTTTAAAGGTTGAACTATGACAACGGATGATCAAGGCAAAGAAAAGACTCCCGAAGAACGATTAGAAGAAATAAAGCGTGAGGAAAAAGAAGACGCGAGCGGATATTATGCTCAGGGAGCCTCAAAAGATAACGTGAACGAAGAAGCCGAATTCAATAAACCTGTACCCCCTGTCCAGGAGGAACAGGAAGAGATGAATATGTTAAAGGCTGTTGCATTTTTGGGCTTTGGCATGGCGGCTTTGGCGATTATATTCATTCTGTTTTTTGTCCGTGATCTCGATACCCGGGTGATGGGTATGGACGGTGCTGTAACCAGCCTTGAAGAAAAAATAGCTCCTCTGCAAAAACATGTAGATGATGGTTTTAATAAAGTTAATAAAGATATTTCCGGGCTGAAAGATAAGGTTGGTAACTATGAGCGTATGATGGCTGTGATGGAGCTGAAACGAGCATTGGTTACTGTCCAGGAAATGTCTATGGGAAACTCACCTGATGTCAAAGCTAAATCCAATGAAGTCGTAGCAGGTATAGAAGCTTTGTTGACTGAGTTGGGAGCAGGCCCAAGCGCCACTCAGGGTATGCCTGCAGGAATCATCAGTTTAGAAGAAGCACCCGCAGCCGCAGCAGCAGGTGAAGCACCGGCAGAAGAAGCTCCAGCCCACGCTGAAGAACCTGCCGCTCATGCTGAAGAGCTCGCGGCTGAAGAACCCGCTGTAGAAGAGCCCGCGGCTGAAGAACCCGCTGCAGAAGAGCCCGCGGCTGAAGAACCTGCTGCAGAAGAACCCGCTACAGAAGAGTCCGAGCATGCTGAAGAAGCGGAAAGCTCTGAAGGTGGGGAAGAAGAAGGTGGTGATGAAGAAGAGGACGACGAAGACGAATAATAGTGTAGTCTTCCCTTACACCCTTTAAGGCAACCTGAGTATCGCCTTTGGTCATGAGCGACCCAAAGGGTGGCGAGTTGCAACAATGTAGAACCATCGAATTATTATAGATCCCCTTTAGTTTTCAATTCATGCCAGCCATAAAATTCATAATATCGATCCTATTGCTGATCGTCATTGCTTCGTTCGCTGTGAAGAACATGGGATCGGTGGAACTTAACTATTACGATTTACAACTCGAACTCCATGCTATTGAATTGCCGCTAATGATAGTGCTTGTTTTTCCCTTAATATTGGGATTTTTGATCGCATGGTTGATGGGCATTTTTGACCGGTTTAAATTAAAATCCACAATTCGCAAACAAAAACGGTCTATTTCCTCTTTAGAGGAAGAACTTGATAGACTTAAAAACACTCCTCAAATTCCAGAGCAGGCAGAGTCTTCCACCGACTCCTGATTATCTAAACCGCGGGTTAGCGAAAAAAGCCACAAGGTCTCTAACCGAAATTATCCCTACAATTTTGTCGTCTTCTGTGACAGGAAGGTGTCGAAAATTGTTTTTTGCCAATATGTTTTTCAGTCAATAGTTTAGCCGTATCAAAAATGGTGGTATCTGGCTCAACGCTGATTATGGAAGTGGTCATATAATCAGCAATTTCTGTTCGGGTTTTTGTGTTTTTGGCGAATTTATGGGGGGTATGTTTTGTCACCATGATCAACCTCCAAAGGGTTGCGGTTAGTAATGGGGTTACTTTCCTTAAAT from Nitrospinota bacterium includes the following:
- a CDS encoding sulfurtransferase, with the protein product MKTDSTSGVRILSRKIRVNILLILSLFLPGWHIHQSFANDAELLMSPEMVSAIPMDQRVIVDTRPSWKFLLSHVPGAINLSDWQEFTSTQNGIKGLLRNDKDFISKKLSPLGFSPEKTIIVYGDPKDPWRTDGRFFWMFEHYGFNKVAILNGGLTSWKNAGKKVQRGRQNPKPATGFTSKNIQLNNKVIADKYMINNSFLSSGFSIIDNRTRREFDGDTPYGSPRGGHIPNAIHIHWPDFFQNDGSLKELKDLNILLKKNDIKPDQEIIVYCTGGVRSAMAYFVFRYMGYKVRNYDGSWWDWSQSSFPVEAGS
- a CDS encoding Rieske 2Fe-2S domain-containing protein, whose amino-acid sequence is MVEFAEVADANDIPPGERKRVEVNGELITIFNLEGELFAIYDRCPHKKTAPLVRGTLSGVGIKCPNHGYRFDLKTGKCDRGKEWNTRVYQVKAENGKILVGPEIKTT
- a CDS encoding LapA family protein, translated to MPAIKFIISILLLIVIASFAVKNMGSVELNYYDLQLELHAIELPLMIVLVFPLILGFLIAWLMGIFDRFKLKSTIRKQKRSISSLEEELDRLKNTPQIPEQAESSTDS
- a CDS encoding CBS domain-containing protein, whose amino-acid sequence is MKNILAKNNFRHLPVTEDDKIVGIISVRDLVAFFANPRFR